The sequence TCATCAAATTTTCTCTAAAGACCACGGTGTATATCCTCCTAACTCTCACCTTATCAATCCTAATATGATCTCTTCATGAAACTGTAATTCCATTGATGTTGTCCCTACTAATATTGAAATTCTAAGCACTCTAAAGAACATGGTACCCCTAAAGGCCGTGGTCCTGATGAGTTCCCAGTCATATTTTACATTAAGTGCTGGCACGTTGTCGGGGTTGAGATCACTAATCTCATCCAATATTGCTTTAGATTTTGTTCCATATCACCAGAGCTGCATCACACTAATCTAGCCTTAGTTCCTAAAGTCAAAAATCCAGCCTACCCTAGTGACTTTAGACCTATTGCTTTATGTAATGTCCTTTACAAGGTCATCACAAAGATCATCACTTGTAGACTCAGCACCTACTTGGACAAACTCATTGATAAGCATTTATACCCAGGCAGGCAGATTCTCGAAAATATCGTCGCTGCCAAAGAACTAGTGCACTCCGTGAATCAGTCCAACTCCTAGGGTCATTTGCACTCAATCTTGACATGAGCAAAGCTTACAATAGAGTGGACTGGTCTTTCTTGAGTTTTTTTCTTAGAAATTTTGGTATAAATCATCATGCCCTGACCTTATCATGAGTTGTGTGCAAAGTGCTActttttccatcaaaataaatgGGTACCCTGAGGGTTTTTTCAAAGCCGAGAGGGGAATTAGACAAGTTTGTCCCCTCTTTCCATATTTGTTTATAATGTGCTCTCAAAGCCTAACTTATATCtcataaaaaaatggaaaataaatCTCTTTATTCAGGTTATCGAGTCAATAGATGGGTTCCTCCAGTCTCTCACATGTTATTCACAAAGGATGAGATATTGTTTGGCACGCTGGACCAAAAAACAGCGAATTCAGTCTCCCTCATACTTCAACAATATGCCACATGGTCTGGAAAGCAAGTCAACTACAATAAGTCTGCCATTATCTTCAGCAAAAAAGTGCCTCCTGAAAGGCAAGATGAAGTCACTAGTCTGTTGGGGGTCAAAAAGATGAACATTGATGATAAGTACTTGTATATTCAGATACTCAAACCCAGTAGCAGAGTTGCTTCGCACGAGTTCTTACTTGATAAATTTGATCCTAAGCTTGGGGGATGGAAGAAGTATTTCTTAACTCATGCAGGTAGAACTGTTTTAATCCAATCAGTCCTAGCCTTACTACCTATCTACTACATGGCTACTACGATATTTCCCAAAACTGTGATcagcaaactcaatcaaacaatcaggaatttttgGTGGGGGCATTCTAGAGATGAAAAAATGCAGCACTTCATCAAATGGAACTGGTTCATAGCTTCCAAAGAAAAAGGAAGTCTAGGGCTCAGATCTTTAGAGCAATTGAATCAAGCATTGGTGGCTAAACCAGCTTGGAGGTTCCTGCAAGAGTCTAATTCCATCTGGGAAAACATATTGAGGGAAAAGTATCTAAGAGACACTTGCTTTTGGGGAGCAAAAAAACCTCAAAATTGTTCTAGTACCTGGAGTGCAATTCTGGATAGTAGAACTCATCTCAAGCTTGGTTGTATCTGGCTAGTAGGAGAAGGCACAAAGATCAATACTCGGTCGGATCCTTGGATTCCTTGTATCCATGGATTTAAGCCATTATAGCATACTAGTTCACCAAACAACATTCAAAAAGTGGAGGATCTCATAATTCCAGGTGAAGGGAGGTGGAATGCTGCAATTATCAACAACACCTTCGACCAGTTCAATGCTCAACAAATTTTGAAGATTCAAATCCATAATAATTCTTCCGAAGACAAACTCATTTGGTAGCATACACCACATGGGCAGTTCACAACTCAGTCTTTTCAGAAACTGTTGAGCAACGATACAGGTGAGTCGTCACTCTCTAATGATCACTCTTTCCCTTGGAAACAATTCTGGAGCAAGAAAAACATAACacctaaaattcaaatttttctttGGAGAATCATTCATGATAGTATTGGCGTGTTTAATAAAATTGGGAAATATATAGATGGGTCCCTAAGGAGTGTAGATGCTGTAATGCAGATGTTGAAACAGTAAACCATGTGTTCTTACAATGTCCTCTAGCTCAAGCAGTTCTTTTTGCCTCTCCTCTAAATCTGAGACTGCCGGACCCTGCTGCAGCTAATGTTAAAAATGTTATTGCTGACTGGATTATGAGAAGGGATACATATTATCAGATTGTTACTTTTATATGGGTGCTTGCATCTTTTGGGCCATTTGGAAAGCCAGAAATGCCCTAATGTTTGAGAACCGCAGACCTTGTATTAACAATATTATTAGAGATGGTCTGTTTTGGTTCGACAGATACAAGGATTTGGACGATGATCAGCATGAACTTCCTGTGGGCATGACTCAAGCAAACTCTGTTCAGTTGCATCATTGGATACCACCTTGGCATAACTACATTAAAAGGTACTATCTTGTGCGGTGGTTCTTCCATTTTTCAGCAGAGCAACCCCCTCGTATTCGAAGCGAATGGTTTTCTACTTGCTCTTCAACTTGCAATGAAAGAAGATTACAGTTGTGTCATTGTTGAAGGTGATTGTCAGAGAGTTACCAATATTCTCAATAGTCATAATCCAACTATTCCCTGGAGAATCCTAAGGACCGGTGAGCAGATTCGTTACAACAGTACAACTTTTTCAAATGTGGAATTTAATTTCGTTCAGCGTGGAGCTAACTCTGTGGCTCAGAGACTCACAAAGTATAGTATCCAACATAATGTCCAAGACTGGTGGACATCTTCCCAAATCTCTTCTTCTCTAAACATTTTTGAGTTTCTTGCATACTATTAGTCTGAATCTTTTCTGTTTTgctatccaattttttttttttttgttgtgaaaCTATCAATTATGTACATAAGTTTtagaaccggtgaagcaacaattTATATTTTCGATTAATCGATAATTTTTTTTCAAGAATCAATATATTCAAATCATAACGGTCTATTGTTAAAACTTCACTTGGTTTATAAAAATCTAGTAAAACATGGGAGATGGATTTCTTGAAGACCCATAAAAATAGATAACAAGAAATGAGAGAAAAGAAATTAAATCCTTGTTTGTGCCTCTTCAACTTCTCCTATTTCGGCTTTTCTTCTCTGCCTCCAATACCAGACGTCAACTGCTTACGAGCAATTTTTCCACGTAGCCGGCAGCCGAAAAACAAAAGATACAACTCCATCCCGAAAAAGAGATTTTTCTTTCTCCTCGTCCGTCTCCATGTATTAATggctatgtttgtttactcctgactcatctgagtcatctggatctgagtgaaatcacctgattcatttggatctgactcaatatgtttgttttgaatcagatctgattcaaaaaacgtgagtcagtggTATGGTCCCGTGAATcgggggtattttgttacctgactcaaatggatCCGAGTCAAAAATTATGTCTGAGTCGTAGGTCGagttagatctgactcaaaatgcaaaacaaacggtctgactgctgactcggcccgagtcagaaattgactcagatccagacgccgagtcagctacaAACAAACAAGATGGGCTCACTCTTTCCCTAGACCTTCTGGAATCTAACCAGGTACCGTTGACCAAAGCCAAACTTTTGTTGTAGCCAACCATTGGCTGATTGGCATAACTTAGTCATCAGTAAAGCCAAATTAAGTAAAGGATCCCACTTAAGACTATCATCTCTTCAACTACTAATGTTGGATGGACCAATTATCCGCGTTGTTTCGCGTCTAAGAAGTCCCAGCAACTTTTGTTCTTATATTTGAACCAACACTCGGTATCGGAATTGCCGCCAGCTGGTTAGACATGTTCCTATATGTGATGCTTAATGGCACACTGTTATAAATCTGACGTGTTTAATATATGGATGCCCACCATTAATGTGGGACCCACCCTAAATGTACGTGTCATGTACTGGCTAATGTAAATCGTGACTAATCACTTATTTGTTTTCTTATAAATACCCACTGATGGGCTAGTGGTACAAGGGTGAAGAAACAGTAATAAGACTCTCCTAAATTTTTCCCTTTGTCACGTTTTGTTTATTAGTCTGCTAGTGCATGCTGTATTATATGCATCAGTGAATAACTACCTTTCCACCAATTAAATGAAACGTTGATTAGCCTGGTTGATTATTATAACGATTAtaaaacgttatcagcacgaatagcTCGATGCCGTCAATTGATAAATCAGTGTTCGACGATGTTTATGCCAAACTGTTTGGGGATAGTAATATTATTAATGGCGACAAGTTGTTCTACAAGTATTGAAAAATTGTACGAATGTTTTTGGGTAAGTGCGGGAAGGTGAGAACCGCGACTCCGTAAACTTTAATAATTTTTcgctatattatttttgttatggtaCTTGCGGTTTTAATACCGGCGAAGCGAGAAATTGTTGTATCCCTAGaggataacataaatttaatttctCTTGTTCTAAATAATCTCCAGAAATTTTGAAACAATTCCACCAGAAGTTGGAATTTCGTGTAGCATAGTATGGATGCAAAAGGCACGGTCCGCTAGACGTTCGGTCCCAGAAGTGACCCGTTATAAAAGTGCTAGTCGTTCCTATTTGCGGTCCCTGAAGTGACCAAGTAGGAAACTTTTCCATAAAAGAGTGTATCCTTTTGtacacttgtaaattaatatttcgttgaCTCTGAAGGTGACGAAGTTGGAGATTTATTGTTATTGTATTAGTACCTTATGTGTTTTGAtgtttatcctttgttttaagttttgtttgttttctttgcttattTTTTTGTAAGTAATGGATTCCAGAAGCAATCCATGAGATGTTGCCGACTCCAGAAGCAGTCCAACATGTAATTTGTGGTTTCctttaaaaatcatattaaaCTCCAGAAGTGGTCTTTGGGTTCCCGAAGTATCCCATGGTTACGTAATGATATTGTTAATGACTTATTAATGTATGTCTCTCGTCCAACTGTGACATCGGATATGGATTCCTGAAATAATCTATCCATTTTAAATAGACGATAGAGATATTTGTCTCTAAACAagggaacaacaaacacaaatttttcgaaccatttctgtaaccttgtagaggttttgggaaatgtgaaatgccatttcgggttcgaataatatgatagacggctccggaagagcgtgtatcattttGGTGGTATAACAGTCATCTTTATTAACGCCTTATAATATTACGGATCcctgaagaatctgttgagtttttgagaatatttggcgttaccaccttgaaacgacaaacgagcatttttatggagtattttgttacttcatttgtttttgtgccaGAAGCACGAGCCTCTCTATTATGGGGTGTGCCATAGGAGAATTCGAACAGTCAAATTCCACGTTGTCAttagccagaagtttaatgacccttgaattattcatgctcaggcatgatcagtatggacaTCAAAAGTTCTACCAAAATGAGTAGACGATTcaaaatgctcatggacatccTTTACAAAACTTGAAGCTTCTATTAGATAAGGATGTATTGGTCCCTGAGACaattagttgttaaattgcattaacattaacattatggtaacccattactgaatcaccaacattaactcctagaaaggattcaaggtggAAATTGCAGAACTTATTCACCCTACAATATGGACAATTATTTCAGTACTTTaatgtattgatagacacatctactagatggtctcttgttatattaacacgtGATGTTAGATTTTGCCAAACTGTTTGTGCAAATCTTGAGGTTGCGTATCCATTTTTGGACTTTCCAGCTAAGTCCATTTATTTTGGTGGTAAATTTATAAGCTTTTGATGCTTTGCCTTCAGTTGGTATTATATCGAGCTTATAACTAGCACATGTGCGCACTCGACATGGTTTAGTTGAGTTCTTTTGTTTAAGCATCTTTAGTTgattgctcgaccaactatttaccatcaataTTGTTTTGGGAAGCAACCTTACATCTTAAATTTACGTGTTTAGTCCATAACGTCACCTAActatatatgttggtttcgattcataagacatttaaaatCCTGAGctggtaatgtcttattgaagatgagactgtactcccgccgttagggggaggaagtaaaCCGTTAAAAGGAACGGCGTGAAATGTGTCATCTTCTGTCGAGCCTGCAGCTGTTTTTGGGTACTTTTTGTGCAgataaattaaaacccaaaaactaTCATGAGCAGAATTGTCTTTGAAAATAGGCAATTATGGAACCAAAGGTTTCCAAAAATGAGATAGTAATGtttccgccatgatcaggaaaactaaaatgccaccagaagttggcatgacaacccaCCACCAGAAGTTTGGCAAGATTATGGTTGATAACCTTTAAGATTCTCCCACTTTAGTCGGGGGGAGAAACGTCACCATAAAAGGATGGTGAAAATTATGATAACCTAAAAGGGCTTTTTCCGCCTAAACCAGGGGGAGAAAGACTGCCACCTGAAGATGCCACGAATTATGTCGACAAATTTAAGGACTTTTCCCTTGAAGTCATAAAGATGACAGACACCACCTAAAAGTTGTAGTAAGAGATGTCGACAATCAAATAGGTTATCTGATTAAGTATTTATCCTGATCAAACAAAGTTTGGCTGCCAGTAGAATTAGCGTGAAACATCTCAtttgttttctcacaccaagatattggatgtaattggggtgttggagattactcatgattaaaacaaataactgcagtagctctTGGAAACTTTTGTTTGTTACTTGCTTGAGGATGCAGACACAAGAAGTTGTCAcagcaggttaaatcatgcatctcgcaaTGACCAAGTCGTGTATTCAAACACGCTTGAGGCCTGAATAACTGCCTCATATATGCATCTAAAAAGAGAGTCCAATCATTTTTCTGatatgtagtgctcttgaagagagacacagatagtgctcgtggagactatcaaaatatgatccacattctctaagtttgaaactccttattgaagatgaggatatgataaagcccctgaagtggcgctggtaccaaTTTGTAAAATTTTCTTGAATGTGCATGCAATAGAGAATGTGTTAGATCGTATATGATTGTCGATTACTGTTTAAAATAGTGGTTGTGTACCCCTTTGCAGAGCAACATCGacattgtgattggtaggcatatgaCATGTTCCCCTCAAACTAAGGTAGAGGATGGAATCTCTCGAAAAAGGCAATTAATGTTCGGATCCGACTCATACCGTAAAATCATTAGGCCTGaatattacaggttggtgtttgagataaAGCGCATAGAGAGTAATATAATCACTCAAGGTGAGATTTAAGGGTTTCCTGCTGAACCCCCAGGATTGGTTCTGTAAAACTAAAGGTGTTCTCCTAATATTGATGCACTTTAGCGTGGTAGTCTCTGGAAGACTCTAATTGCATCTAGCTATGACTTATGATTGGTGATTGTATTCTTAATCCCTGAAGGATCCTAGTTTTAACTCTGGCAGCCTCCTGACCTTGTGAATTATGTCAGGCTTGAAATTTAGTCataatcaccatcttgaagaggagAAATTTATGAACAATCCTTGTGTGTGATTATACGTTCCTGGTATAAGGTTAAAATCCGGATGAAATGATGATATCATTTTTGGTCTCTGAAAGAACCCTTAGtagcgctaaaatccacgcttgaactaGATTTTTGAGATCTCGCTGAAATCAAAATATTTGCTCGACCTGAAGTTCGAGGACATGCTAGCATAATAAGACTCGCCTGTATATATACCAGAGTATCTAGTTTTGGTACTCGTAATACTTATCGTGCTTCTAAATTAGCACCATTACTGGGAAGTGATCGATCTATCTAATACGTACGTTAAatttatggtccagaagtaccatacATGGATATAATGCATGCAGTATTTTGTGTTTTCTAACTTTTATTTTGCAGGTTACACTTTTAGATGCTGAAATTGATTCTACGatatttatgagtttacaaaaggcctttcattgttatgcctgaagttaaagcggAAAATAAATTGGTGTGCAATGGACTGAGGATTTAAATGTAAGGTGTACAATGGCGATTGTGCACCCGGCACAAGACCAgcagtcaatcctccataaactgcaaatggtaaagcggttttctgaaggctatataatgtTTGCACCACCAGCTTTTTTAAGAAGTCATGCTTCAGGGagagtaaactcgtagaatcttTGGCTGAGCTtaaacgcgttgtactctttttccttcattaaGGTTTTGTCCCGAagggtttttcttgtcaaggttttaacgaggcagcatatgcgtatCCAGCACTTTCATTGggcgacgtccgttgtactcttttaCTTTGGCAtggttttgtcccacgtggttttccagacgaggttttttaacgaggcaacatactCTTCGATGTCGGCAGTATTCTGAATTTTGAtggtcaggttttgtcccaagcggTTTTCCTGGCACaagcgttcaggttttgtccccaagtggttttcctgacgcaggcgttcaggttttgtcccaagtggttttcctaacgCAATTCTTTATGGTGGAAGTATTTCTCGGCGctaaggttttgtcccaagtggttttcctggtgcAGGCACCCAGGTTTTGTTCCAAGTGGTTTTCCTAGTGCGGGTGTTCAGGTTTTGTCCaaagtggttttcctgacgcatTTTCGTCAAAGAATATATTTTGTGGCGGCGACCACCCTCATTCTAAGCGAAAGTTTTTTCCTaaaatggttttcctgacacgGTTTCGGCGACGGGTGAAAATTCGTGACGACCATCATCACTTTAAAGCTACCAGTATTGTACCCTTTTTCCTTCATCCTGATTTTTGTCCCTTCGGGATTTTCCGAACAAGATTTTAATGAAGCGACGTTCTTAGAAATGGTGGTCCAAGGGGGAATGTTGTTATGAGCTTCCAACATTCAGATTTTCCAAATGATTTTCCTGGTACAATTCCAACGGAGGAATTATTTTGTAACGACAACCTACCTCATTTTTGAGCTTCAAGCGTTCGGGTTTTGTCCCAAGAGGTCTTTCCGGCAACAAATTTGACGAGAGATTTTTAATGATggcatccaagggggagtgttataaatcTGACGTGTTTAATATATGGATGCCCACCATTAATGTGGGACCCACCCTAAATGTACGTGTCATGTACTGGCTAATGTAAATCGTGACTAATCACTTATTTGTTTTCTTGTAAATACCCACTGATGGGCTAGTTGTACAAGGTGAAGAAACGGTAATAAGACTCTCCTAAAATTTTCCCTTTGTCACGTTTTGTTTATTAGTCTGCTAGTGCATGCTGTATTATATGCATCAGTGAATAACTACCTTTCCACCGATTAAATGAAACGTTGATTAGCCTAGTTGATTATTATAACGATTATAAAAAACACCACTTTATCAATATTCATTCAACCTCCATTTTCTCACTTTTACTCCGATTGCAACCATGACTTGAAAGATGGGAATTAATTTCTTGTTTCTTCTCCCACTTATCTAGCGCCTGTCTACTCTGTCTACTTTAGATTTATTATTACGCCCAAATATACTCTTTCTACTTTTAGTGCCTTGAGTCACATTTATTGTTTTGGCGGCAACTGCTAATTTAGCTTCCATTTAGTCATTTTACGAAAATCATTAATATCCCGGGAGAAAATTCCGGGAAGATACCGTGTGAGGAGGCGAAGGTCCCATTCTTTTAATCCTAGCCCCTACCTTCCTAAGTCCTAGAATCGCTACCCTCTGATCGTTGGATCTGATCTACGAGATTTCTCACGGTTTTTGCTTTAATCCTAGCCCCTACCTGCCTAAGTGCTAGAATCGCTACCCTCTGATCGTTGGATTTGATCTACGGGATTTCTCACGGTTTTTGCTGCGGTAGGTGTAGCATCACTCTTTTATTGTACCATTTCGGATTTgcttgtaattcctccaaaatgtctAAAAAAACATTATTAATCTAATAACGAGTCCTAGCTAGTGTAAATACGAGTATAATTGTGTCGCATTTATGTGCTTATTAAATTCcctcacacttacattttgctagtcgcgaacaaaaaaaaaaaatataccttCTCTATAACTGGATATGGACATATGTCTGCTAAATAGCGAGACGgatccactaaacagtggtatagagagatgtctgctaaacatcgAGACTTATCCACTATGCAGTGGTATAGAAATGTCTGCTAAACTTCTACCCATATATTCTCCAAGTATTTCAGTAGATGAATCCTTCTTATGGAATTTCTGGGATAGATTCCAGAATTCCAAAAAGGAAGTCGTGTCACCAGACTCCATAAGATacaactaaaataaaaacaaaaagctatacaaaataaaacgGTGCAAATTCAAGATGTAAACAAACGAGCAATCACCAATTCATTCATTCCATAAATCACaccacaaaataaagaaaaaagaaaagtacTCACACCCTTACAATTGGAGCGGAAGAATTCAGAAAACCCTATTAAGTATTTTCCCACTTCGACAAGAAATACTAGTACCTCGTCTCAACATTCACAATTTAGGGTGACGAGCGCCCCCAACCTGTCCCGTTCGATATATAACTCACGATAAAGAACTCCAGAGTATTTTGCAGCAGACGAATGTAGTTGAGACGACCAAAGTACCACAAAAAatacctgaaacaaaattctaaaagaaaaaccaagtcaaatggaactaaaaatcctaaaaataatataaaaagattgtacaaaaaaaataaatatataaatataaaaacCTAACTACACAAAATccaaaatactaattacaatattccacaaccactacccggcagcggcaccaaaaattgatggtatttttacagTGCTAAGTAATAAGGATTCATTAAGACTTGTAGAGATTCGGTTCTAGAtttattaaaataaagaaaattaaacaaaGCTGATGTGAAAATGTTTGAGAGTACTGAGGCTAAGGGttccaccattcaccaatatttatgtgattcaatattaatttttatcatgcaattctagacaatatagctctaatcaaaagaaattgtgattctaaagtattgtctattattagatttttaaaaCATGAATTGTTGATTGCAAGCATGAAGTACCAAAAGCcctagactaagcatactccatcaagagaaaacacaactgattaataaaaattatttactgaattttcattcggtgcaaataatcataaaagaattgcataaataaattttaccacataattattgaaagaatggcttcctccgtctccttagagattgggtttagctattcatcgtggaaacacactcaaaatatgatttcatttctcaaaaggtattcacaaataatgaaaAGGGTGGGaaaataattaaaaccgggttttgtaacacttataattgttacaaaataaATGTTACATGGAACAATACAATAGAAgtgtcactgtcactgtagctCTGCGAATGTTTTC comes from Papaver somniferum cultivar HN1 chromosome 7, ASM357369v1, whole genome shotgun sequence and encodes:
- the LOC113296600 gene encoding uncharacterized protein LOC113296600, whose product is MENKSLYSGYRVNRWVPPVSHMLFTKDEILFGTLDQKTANSVSLILQQYATWSGKQVNYNKSAIIFSKKVPPERQDEVTSLLGVKKMNIDDKYLYIQILKPSSRVASHEFLLDKFDPKLGGWKKYFLTHAGRTVLIQSVLALLPIYYMATTIFPKTVISKLNQTIRNFWWGHSRDEKMQHFIKWNWFIASKEKGSLGLRSLEQLNQALVAKPAWRFLQESNSIWENILREKWVPKECRCCNADVETVNHVFLQCPLAQAVLFASPLNLRLPDPAAANVKNVIADWIMRRDTYYQIVTFIWVLASFGPFGKPEMP